From a single Silene latifolia isolate original U9 population chromosome 6, ASM4854445v1, whole genome shotgun sequence genomic region:
- the LOC141588821 gene encoding uncharacterized protein LOC141588821, with translation MDLTDNSCPRCANCVETCLHVVRDCGWVEGIWEELGVDVLQGSGCGEVREWAEAVFRGSDMRECGVFMTGCWAIWEKRNKVLFDEGEWRGDEVVRRTREILWEMEGAIEGREKGGGRKTQEDGGGRWERPGAGWCKINVDAGVAEGMGTGIGVVCRDELGSVHWGVAVQEERVVSSDVAEALAILQGLKEAKLIWNSFCRAREWRKG, from the coding sequence ATGGATTTGACGGATAATTCTTGCCCTCGTTGTGCGAACTGTGTGGAGACTTGTCTCCATGTGGTTCGGGATTGTGGGTGGGTGGAAGGTATTTGGGAGGAGTTGGGAGTGGACGTCTTACAGGGGTCGGGATGTGGAGAGGTGAGGGAGTGGGCTGAGGCCGTCTTTAGAGGCTCGGATATGAGGGAGTGTGGGGTCTTTATGACGGGGTGCTGGGCAATCTGGGAGAAGCGAAACAAGGTTCTCTTTGATGAAGGGGAATGGCGAGGTGACGAGGTCGTTAGGAGGACGAGGGAGATTTTATGGGAGATGGAAGGTGCAATAGAGGGAAGGGAGAAGGGAGGGGGGAGGAAGACACAGGAGGATGGTGGGGGACGGTGGGAAAGACCAGGTGCGGGGTGGTGTAAAATTAATGTTGATGCGGGAGTGGCGGAGGGCATGGGGACGGGAATAGGAGTGGTATGTCGGGATGAGTTAGGTAGCGTGCATTGGGGGGTGGCTGTTCAAGAGGAGCGTGTGGTTTCCTCGGATGTTGCTGAAGCGCTAGCGATTCTACAAGGCCTTAAAGAAGCCAAGCTCATTTGGAATTCCTTTTGTCGTGCTCGAGAGTGGCGCAAGGGGTGA